Part of the Chloroflexota bacterium genome is shown below.
GGAATGTGCTGCGGACGCAGCACCCATCAGTTGGAAAGGTGCGATTTTGGCGATAAAAAATCCGCTGATGTCAGAAGAGCATCGGAGCGGAGCAATTCGTCAAATGTGTGATGTTGAGCAAACATCGATGCTGTCGGTCAACAGCCTGAGGATTCTACCACCGCTGCTCGTTTGTGTCAAATGAGCCGTTGTGGGCGAGTGCATCAGTTGTGTGTGTCCTGACCGATGTTATTCAGTCATTCGTTGACAGCCCGGGGATTCTACCGCAGATTGCCGCCCTTGTCAAATCCTACAATCCTGAGCCACAAAGAGGACGGCAACCGCGAAGCACGCGAAGGCCACGAAGAGACGTTTTTAGCCACGAATTGCACGGATTGCACGAATGATGCTTCTCGGCCCCGATGTGGCTACTCCATTCCCACTGCATTGGCTGGCCCTCCTTTTGCCTTTTGCCTTTTGCCTTTTGCCTTTTGCCTTTTGCCTTTTGCCTTTTGCCTTTTGCCTTTCTTTCACTCCTCGCCCACTGCGCGACGGCGGCGGGTGCTCACAGCTGAGCCTTGGGATTGCAATAAGGCCATATCTCGGATAATCGTGCGCCGACTGACCGCCAAAGCATCAGCTAAATCGTCGTCGGTTGGGGCCGCTCCAGCATCGTCAGCCTCATCAAGCAGGCGCTGCAAACGATGGATGCGCAATTCGCTGCGATCATTAAAGCGATTATCCTCAGGTGCATGCAAGGTCCAAATTACCTCAACCCGATCGGTGTGGCTCAGTGATTTGCCCAAAGGCACATCGGCGCGAACTAACAACACTTTGCGCTGAATATAGCCGCCCTCGGAAAGCATTTGGGTACGGCCATACACCCGCGTCAGGCGCATCCACAGGCCGGCCATCGAGCGAATCGCCCCCGCCAGCGGCGCGACTCGGTGCAATTGCGACACCATGCCATGCAACTTAACATTATTTATAAAGGAATCACGTAGGGTTGGGTCACGGAAACGATTGGCCTGATTGTGAATTGAGCTGTAAGCATGTTGCAAATGTGCCCGATCACCATATACCCAAAACCGCGTGAAATGCAGCAATACATCGGCATAAAACAGCTCTTTGGGGTCGTACATGGCTTCGGCTTCGGCCAACATCGCTTGGGCTTCGGCAGCAAAACCACATAATTGAGCAGCTAAGGCATGCATCAAAATTGGTTGCAAAAAGGCTGATCGCGCTTGTTGCCACATGGCTGTAGCTCGCCGCAACAAAGGCAAGGCTTGGTCGGGCCGATTGCGAAAAATCTCCATTGCCCCAATTGCTGAAAGTAGATATAAACCTGCACCTTGTTGATGCGCCTGATCAAGCCAAGGCTGCACTTCTTGCACCACCGTTTCAGCTTGCGCAAAATCGCCAGCTTCTAAGGCCACCAAAATTGTGACGCTATGCGCAAAAAATGACCAATTGGAATTGGGCGGCATTTTGGAATCACGAATCATCTGGCGAATGCGCTGGGTCGTCGCTTGGGCCATTTCGGTCAAGCCAAGCGCGGTTGTGATGAAGGTTGACATGAACAAACCCACACCCAAAAGCCAAATATCATCAAGCGCCTCGAGCAATTCAACCGCTTTGTTCATTGTGCTGAGCGCGGTTTCCCAATCGGCATAGCTAATACCAACTTCGCTCAATACCCGCAGCACATTGCCGCGAGCTGGATACAAATAGGGATGCAATTCGGTCAAGGTCAAGGCTTCGGCGGCAATCCGTTGGGCGACGCTGGTATCGCCCAGCATCCGATAGGCAAAGGCTAACGAACAAAGCGAGGCCACCAACACCGTATCATCGTGGCTGCTACGGGCAAGAGCCACTGCTCGTTCAAGCAATGGCAAACTGTTGCGTGGCTGAACTGCGGCGCTACTAATTAAATGAAAGCCATAGGTATTTAAAATGCGGGCTTCTACCGCTGGCAATTGCTGAGCTTGAGCCAAATCTAAGGCTTGCTCAGCAATGCTCGCCATTTCAGTTGGGTTGGAATCAACCGAAGAGAGCACAATCCGGCTCTCATACACTTCGAGCAAGGCCGCTTGATCGCCCAAACTCAAAGCCAAAGTTTCTAGGCGCTCAACGTCGGCTCGCCAAACTTCTAATTGACCCAAAAATACTAAAACCCGTTGACGCAAGCGCAATAAGGTCAATTCCAAACGGGCATCAACTGGTATTTGCTGATACAGCTCCAACGCCCGATTGGCATAATCGAGGGCTGTCGTGTAGGCATAGGCTTGCAAGGCTTGTTCGCCAGCTTGTTGATAGGCTCCAATCGCCGCTGCCCAGCGTTGCGCTCGCTCATAGGCCCAAGCAATCGTTTCGGGTCGGCAAAGTGGCTGTTGCTCAAAATAATTGGCGGCCTGTTGCACCGCTGCTTGGCATAATTCCAGCGCTAAACTTTGCTCAACCGCCACGGCAATCAGATCGTGGTAAAACTGAAATCCGGCGTGGGTCTGCGCCACCAGCCGCGCATCTAAAAGATCAGGGATAGCCTGATCGACCTCAGCGCCTGCGACAAATCGCCAAGCTGCTAATGTCCAGCTACGGCCCAACGCATTGGCCGCAGCCAACGCCCGATGCGCCAACATCGGCAAGGACTGCACTCGCTGAGCCACCAATGCTTGAAAGGAGTGCTCATGGGCATCGCCACGATGTAATAATTGCTCTTGCAAAAAGAGTGGGTTGCCCGCAGTCAGGGCATGTAAAGCAGCAATCTCGGCCATACTCGGAATCGGCACATGATTCGGCCACAAGCGCCCCACCAGATGTTGAAAATCGTGCAGCGCCAAGCCATTTAATTTAACTGATTGAACTGGCAATTCTTGACGCATGCGGCGCAAGGCTTGCAACATATGGCTCGATTCGCTGCCGCGATAGGCCAAGATCAGCAATAAACGGGAGCGTAAGAGCGCCTGAATTTGGCTCGGCGACCATTGCAACACATTAAATACAATCCGTTGTGCCCAATGCATATCATCAAGCACCAATAATAATGGCGCTTGCTGGGTCGCTGCGAGTAAAGCATTCAATAACGCCGCAGGCAAACTCGGACGATTTGCATGATCATGTTGACTCAATTGGGGTAAATTTGGCACAAGCGCCGACAAACCAAGCCGTGTAATCGGATCAAATTGGTCAAGCAGGCTTTGATCAAGGATTTGGGTTAGGGCTTGATCAAGTGGAGCATAGGGCGAATTGCCACCATTAATTTGACCTGCACCCCAAGCCACCCGAAAACCACGCGCCTGGGCTGCTTGGCTCAATTCGTGCAATAAACGGGTTTTGCCAATCCCAGCAGCGCCATCGAGCAGCACCAAGCCACCGCTATGACTCAAGGCAGCATCCAAGCCATCAAGCAACAACGAACGTTCATGCGTGCGACCCACAAATGGTATTTTCTGCCAACTACCGCCAATCGTGGTTTGACGCAAAGTTTGTTCAGCCCGAATTTGCTCGGCGAGGGCACTGGTTTCGGCAACTGGCTCAACGCCCAAATCAGCAGCCAAACGTTCGCACAAATGCCGATAGGCGGTTAATGCCAAGTGCGGGCGGCCAAGGCTTACATGGCAACGCATCAGGAGCATACAGGCTTGTTCATCGAAGGGATCGAACGCTTGCCAACGCTCAGCACTCGTTAGCGCCACAATATAATCGCCTTGGGCAAAGGCATGGTGCGCCAATTTAGCAATCGTGGCGGCAAATAGTGCTTGCAAATCAGCGCGGGGGCCATCAAGCCATTCGGCATCAACATCAGGCAATAATTCATCACGATATAATTGACATGCCAATTGCCAATCGATGCTTTGATTGCTTTGCGCACCTTGCTGAAACGCTTGGAGATCGCACCAAATTGAGCCTAATTGCAAGGTTTGGGCGTTCGCCAAGAGCCATTCATCACAGCTTGGGCAGTTTTGGCGTAGCCGATAGAGTGCCGCCGAAAGTGCCCGACGTGCCTGTGGCTCAGGCAAATCGGGCCAGATTGTCGCCGCCAAGCGCAAGCGGCTGACGGGCTGCTGGCGATTTAAGGCTAAAAATACTAATAACGCGGCTAGCGGGCCATTGCCAAGCGCAATCTGTTGGGTTTCATATTGGAGGCGTGGCGAGCCAAATAGGTAGAGCGAGCAATCTTGCATACGTCTATTGTAGTGGACATGTCTAGAGTGGTGGCGCGGCGTTGATGTCCAAGGCCTTTCTAGGCGAAAACTGTTGATCACTGGCAACAAAAGGTATAGATTTCAGCAGATTATGTCATTCTATCAAGCAGGTTTAGGACTAATTGACTGTAGGAGGGCGCTAGATATGGTAGTATGATCAAAACTTAATCATTTGTTCGCAAATCATTCATTCTTTAAGCATATCATCACAACTCAACCTGTTAGGTAGCTTTAGTCTAATTGACTATGCTTAGCAGCGGCGTATAATGGCAATAGACGGGTATTGCATTGGCGATACCATTCCTCAAGGAGGCTTGCAATGGCTGGTTTAGGCGTAACAGAACTGTTAATTATTTTGGCAATTGTGATTGTATTGTTTGGCGCTTCGCGGATTGGCGATCTTGGTGGAGCAATGGGTCGTGGCATTCGCGAGTTTCGCCGTGGTGTGCGCGATGAAGATGCTACAGCACCAACCGATGCTAGCAAAAACGAATCGAAATAACGGACTACTAACAATTGACATGCATCGTTGAGGCACGTAGCGCGTGCCTCGCGTTGTTCTTACGGGGGGGCTATGACCGTTGCCCTGCGTTTCCTCGGGGTTCCTTCAATCCTCTACAATCAGCAAGCACAGTCGCTTCCCAGCAAAGCGGTAGCCCTCTTGGGGTATCTTGCAGCAACCATCCAACCTCAACGCCGCGAACATCTTCTGGCATTGCTGTGGGCTGAAAGTAGCGATGAAGCCGCCCGCAAAAATTTACGCAATACGCTGTGGACAATTCGGCGCAGTTTAGGTGGTGAGA
Proteins encoded:
- a CDS encoding AAA family ATPase, translated to MQDCSLYLFGSPRLQYETQQIALGNGPLAALLVFLALNRQQPVSRLRLAATIWPDLPEPQARRALSAALYRLRQNCPSCDEWLLANAQTLQLGSIWCDLQAFQQGAQSNQSIDWQLACQLYRDELLPDVDAEWLDGPRADLQALFAATIAKLAHHAFAQGDYIVALTSAERWQAFDPFDEQACMLLMRCHVSLGRPHLALTAYRHLCERLAADLGVEPVAETSALAEQIRAEQTLRQTTIGGSWQKIPFVGRTHERSLLLDGLDAALSHSGGLVLLDGAAGIGKTRLLHELSQAAQARGFRVAWGAGQINGGNSPYAPLDQALTQILDQSLLDQFDPITRLGLSALVPNLPQLSQHDHANRPSLPAALLNALLAATQQAPLLLVLDDMHWAQRIVFNVLQWSPSQIQALLRSRLLLILAYRGSESSHMLQALRRMRQELPVQSVKLNGLALHDFQHLVGRLWPNHVPIPSMAEIAALHALTAGNPLFLQEQLLHRGDAHEHSFQALVAQRVQSLPMLAHRALAAANALGRSWTLAAWRFVAGAEVDQAIPDLLDARLVAQTHAGFQFYHDLIAVAVEQSLALELCQAAVQQAANYFEQQPLCRPETIAWAYERAQRWAAAIGAYQQAGEQALQAYAYTTALDYANRALELYQQIPVDARLELTLLRLRQRVLVFLGQLEVWRADVERLETLALSLGDQAALLEVYESRIVLSSVDSNPTEMASIAEQALDLAQAQQLPAVEARILNTYGFHLISSAAVQPRNSLPLLERAVALARSSHDDTVLVASLCSLAFAYRMLGDTSVAQRIAAEALTLTELHPYLYPARGNVLRVLSEVGISYADWETALSTMNKAVELLEALDDIWLLGVGLFMSTFITTALGLTEMAQATTQRIRQMIRDSKMPPNSNWSFFAHSVTILVALEAGDFAQAETVVQEVQPWLDQAHQQGAGLYLLSAIGAMEIFRNRPDQALPLLRRATAMWQQARSAFLQPILMHALAAQLCGFAAEAQAMLAEAEAMYDPKELFYADVLLHFTRFWVYGDRAHLQHAYSSIHNQANRFRDPTLRDSFINNVKLHGMVSQLHRVAPLAGAIRSMAGLWMRLTRVYGRTQMLSEGGYIQRKVLLVRADVPLGKSLSHTDRVEVIWTLHAPEDNRFNDRSELRIHRLQRLLDEADDAGAAPTDDDLADALAVSRRTIIRDMALLQSQGSAVSTRRRRAVGEE
- a CDS encoding twin-arginine translocase TatA/TatE family subunit, with product MAGLGVTELLIILAIVIVLFGASRIGDLGGAMGRGIREFRRGVRDEDATAPTDASKNESK